In a single window of the Larimichthys crocea isolate SSNF chromosome XVII, L_crocea_2.0, whole genome shotgun sequence genome:
- the LOC109139168 gene encoding trace amine-associated receptor 13c-like, with translation MVLEKREAADHCIPPLNNTCSSKSGTPTVILIKTLLYCITVLTVMLNLLVIISISHFRKLHTPTNLILLSLAVSDLLVGLTVMPFPGFAVYFCRPWSKITCALSYLLSFILTSASVGNMVLISVDRYVAICYPLHYSTMITPNRVNVCVSLCWFCSVVYNFIILKNNLSNIDLSNSCHQDCTVIINYISGAVDLVLTFFGPVTVIILMYMRVFVVAVSQARVTRSQISAVESNITVKKSELRAARTLGIILFVFILCLCPYYSFSLVGQDNLSESSSAQIWLFYCNSSFNPLIYAFFYPWFRKAVKLIVTLQILQPGSHVANIMSR, from the exons ATGGTGTTAGAGAAGCGGGAAGCAGCCGATCACTGCATCCCTCCACTCAACAACACCTGCAGTTCAAAGTCTGGTACTCCCACGGTCATACTCATCAAAACACTGCTGTACTGCATCACTGTGCTCACTGTGATGCTCAACTTGTTGgtcatcatctccatctctcacttcag GAAACTTCACACCCCAACAAATCTGATCCTCCTCTCCCTGGCTGTGTCAGACTTGCTCGTGGGCCTCACAGTGATGCCATTTCCAGGttttgctgtttatttctgcagacCGTGGAGTAAAATCACATGTGCTCTTTCATACCTGCTGAGCTTCATCCTCACCTCTGCCTCTGTTGGGAACATGGTGCTCATATCAGTGGACCGCTATGTGGCTATATGTTACCCTCTACACTATTCGACCATGATAACACCAAACAGAGTTAacgtctgtgtgtctctctgctggttctgttctgttgtcTACAACTTTATAATACTGAAAAATAACTTGTCTAACATAGATTTGTCTAATTCCTGCCATCAAGACTGTACAGTTATCATAAACTACATTTCAGGGGCCGTAGATTTGGTTCTAACCTTTTTTGGACCTGTTACTGTGATCATACTTATGTATATGAGAGTGTTTGTGGTGGCTGTGTCACAGGCACGTGTCACACGGTCTCAAATTTCAGCTGTCGAATCaaatattactgtaaaaaaatctGAGTTAAGGGCTGCTAGAACTCTTGGTATTATCCTTTTTGTGTTTATACTTTGTCTCTGTCCATACTACAGTTTTTCTTTAGTAGGACAGGACAACTTAAGTGAAAGTTCATCAGCTCAAATTTGGCTGTTCTATTGTAACTCCAGTTTTAATCCTCtgatttatgcttttttttatccctGGTTTAGAAAAGCAGTGAAACTCATTGTCACCCTTCAGATACTGCAGCCAGGTTCCCATGTGGCCAACATAATGTCAAGATAA